The sequence below is a genomic window from Brooklawnia cerclae.
CGCGCTGCTAGCGGATCTCGCCTGATCAGGCCGCGACGACCGCGACGAAACCTTCGAGTCCGGCGAAGTCGTCGGTGTTCCGGGTGATGACAGCGGCACCGTGCGCGGCCGCTGTCGCCGCGATCATGAGGTCGATGGCACGGCCACGGACCTCACGTCCCCCGGCAAGGACGAGCCCGCACACGGTCTCGTACGCGGTCGCCGCGGAGTCGTCGAACGGGACGCCGGGGCCGAGAACTGTGCGAAGCCGGGCGATCCGTGCCTCGCGGCGTGCACGTTCGACCGGGTCCGCGGTCTTGCGAATGCCGTATCCGAGTTCGGCCCACGACAGCGACGAGACAGCGACCTCATAACCAGGATGCGAGAGCGACTCCGCCACTAAAAGGTTGGTGTCGAGGATCGCCTTCATGCGGTGTGCGCCCACGGGTCAGTCATGCCCTCCGCCGCACGGTCGGCAGCGATCTCACGGGCCCAAGCGCCATCCGCGCCCAGCTGCCGGAGCACCGCGTCGACCTCGCCGCTCGGCACCCAACGCTGACGACGGACACCCGTGACCTCCGCCACCGGCTCGCCATGATCGGTGATGGTGTAAGTGGCGCCGGTCTTGACCTCACGAAGCATGCGCGTGGGATTCTGGCGGAGTTCGCCGATGCTGATGGTGCTGGCCATGCTAGTCGTGTCCTTTCTAGATAATTATCTACACAGTCTACGACAAATATGCTGTCAGCGTCGACCACCGACAACAGGTTCAACCATTGCCGGAGAAGTCGGCCCACCCGAGGTCGCCGAAATCGTCCACTCATGCCTCACTGCTGCGGATAAGGTCGCCTCATGGCCAGCTCGCAGTTCGACTCGTGGCCCGGGACCGCCGAGGCGCTCATGCGCTCACGCTTCGCCGCGTTCCGCGACGGTGACGCCGACTGGCTCCTCGCGTCCTGGCACTCCTCCACCCGACCAGCCACGATCGACCTCACCGACAACCCTCAGTGGCGTGGCCTCCAGATCATCGACACCGTGGACGGCGGCCCGGACGACGACACGGGCATCGTCGAGTTCCGCGCCACCTACCTCATCCCCGGAGGGGGTATCGGCGTACAGCACGAGCGATCGCGATTCGTCCACGAGAACGGACGCTGGTACTACCTCGACGCCGTGTGATAGCTGCGAAGGGACCGCGTCGTTGTACTCACCGCCGACCGAAACGCACCCACTCGAGCGCTACTGAGCAGAAGCGCTGACCACCCCGGCCCGACGCCAATGCCACCCGCATGACCGACGAGGACGACGCCGGGTATTTCCTCTTCGCCACGTACGCCGACAGCCCGCCAGCCTCCGGCGACGCACTGGCCAAACACATCACCACCGTGCTCGCCGAGTGCCGACCGCAACCGGCCTGCCAGCGCTGCGGCGGCAACGAGGTGAGCCTCGAACCACGTGGCTCGGACGCGGTCGCGGTCACGGTGCAACTCCACCTCGGACCGGCCACCAAACCCGGACTGGCTACGATCACCGCAGAACTGCCGATCGATCCGGACGCTCCCTTGCACATCCGGCTCTTCACGGTCGAGGGTGTAGATGTGGTCTGAAGCCTCTGGCTTCGAGTAGTGATCTCGCGACATAGTGGGTGAGGTTGCGCAAGCTGAGGGCGGTCCCGCGGAGGTGTTCGATCCGGGTTGCTCTGGGATGCCGACGCTGGTCTTCTCGATCGTGTGCGCGAGGAAGAATCTGCCCAGGCCGCGGTCCTTCTCCCGAGACGTGGTGATCATATCTTGGTGGATACCCCACGTTGCCTAGATCTCCGCGTGCCGGTCATCGGCAAACAGCGCGTCCAGCCGCGGGCGAGATCAGGCAGCGACGTATCCCAGTGGAAGGTCTCGAAGAATCCGCAGTTCTTGATCCAGTCAATCCTCTTCAGCATCAGTCGGTGTCCCAAACCTCATCAGCCAGTGGGGCCCCGTTCAGCTCATCCCGGCGTGCGCGCCAGTCCGGCAGGAACCGGTCCATCAAGTCGGTGAAGCGTTGGTTATGGCTGCGTTCGTACAGGTGGACCAGCTCGTGGACCACGACGTATTCGAGGCAGCGCGGGTGCTTCTTGGCTAGCTCGGGGTTGAGCCAGATGGCGCGCGAGGCGGTCTGGCAGGTTCCCCACTTGGTCTTCATGTGGCGGACGACGACCGAGTCGACCTTGACGCCGACAACCGGCTGCCACTTCTCCAGCAGCGCCGGGATCGCAGCCTTGAGCTCACGCCGGTACCAGTTGTCGAGGATCCGGCGTCGCTTGTCGGCGTCTGTGCCGGCGGGGGCTGACAGCCAGAGGGTGTTGCCCTTGGGTTCGATGGCGATGCGGCCGGAGTGCGAGACGTCCAACTGGTAGCGGCTACCCCATACGTAGTGGGTCTCGCCGGAGATCATTTCGCGTTCTGTCTGACGATCGGCGTTCTGCAACTGCTCGCGCTGCTTCTTGATCCAGGGCAGGCGCTGCACTATGGCCAGCCGGATGGCGTCCTCGTCGAGACGGTGCGGTGCGGCCACACGAACCCGGCCTACCGGCGGGTAGACCGAGATGTGCATGTTCTTGATGTCCTTGTAGATGACATCCACGCCGAGCCCAGCGACCGTGAGATAGGCGTTAGCGGTATTCATCGCGTGCCCTCACCAGGTCAAACAGTTCATCGAAGCGGTCGAAGTCGTCCGGAAGGATCTTGTGCAGCGCCCTGACGACGACCTTCTCCTTCATCTTGTTGCCGACCCAGTCGTGGTGCTTGGAGGTCATTACGGTGGTGTCGACCTGGATCGCTAGCTCTGGCGGCGCAAAACCAAAGTCGACCAGCGCCTTCTGC
It includes:
- a CDS encoding PIN domain-containing protein; translated protein: MGAHRMKAILDTNLLVAESLSHPGYEVAVSSLSWAELGYGIRKTADPVERARREARIARLRTVLGPGVPFDDSAATAYETVCGLVLAGGREVRGRAIDLMIAATAAAHGAAVITRNTDDFAGLEGFVAVVAA
- a CDS encoding type II toxin-antitoxin system Phd/YefM family antitoxin — its product is MASTISIGELRQNPTRMLREVKTGATYTITDHGEPVAEVTGVRRQRWVPSGEVDAVLRQLGADGAWAREIAADRAAEGMTDPWAHTA
- a CDS encoding YchJ family protein, producing MASSQFDSWPGTAEALMRSRFAAFRDGDADWLLASWHSSTRPATIDLTDNPQWRGLQIIDTVDGGPDDDTGIVEFRATYLIPGGGIGVQHERSRFVHENGRWYYLDAV
- a CDS encoding SprT family zinc-dependent metalloprotease, which translates into the protein MDVIYKDIKNMHISVYPPVGRVRVAAPHRLDEDAIRLAIVQRLPWIKKQREQLQNADRQTEREMISGETHYVWGSRYQLDVSHSGRIAIEPKGNTLWLSAPAGTDADKRRRILDNWYRRELKAAIPALLEKWQPVVGVKVDSVVVRHMKTKWGTCQTASRAIWLNPELAKKHPRCLEYVVVHELVHLYERSHNQRFTDLMDRFLPDWRARRDELNGAPLADEVWDTD